A genomic segment from Polyangium mundeleinium encodes:
- a CDS encoding class I SAM-dependent methyltransferase, with protein sequence MSQNLDDERFYVFDWDAVFDVDDYLHFYEDTLRAERTDHQVDVLVSHLGMMPGMRVLDLGCGHGRHAFELARRGFDVVGIDRTEGFVELARSEAEAARLPIDYRVADLRSLDEDASFDRVLCLFDVFGLHRDDENLDVLRRITRALRPGGKLCLDVRNRDWMVRALLPVTILQKGADLMIDRHVFDPLSGRLVDYRILVRDGRTREARFSVRLYHFTELRALLASVGLHVTEAFGTWDGDPIGLAHNRMILFAEKDG encoded by the coding sequence ATGAGCCAGAACCTGGACGACGAGAGGTTTTACGTCTTCGACTGGGACGCCGTCTTCGACGTCGACGATTACCTCCACTTCTACGAAGACACGCTGCGCGCCGAACGCACGGACCATCAGGTCGACGTCCTCGTCTCGCACCTCGGCATGATGCCCGGCATGCGCGTGCTCGACCTCGGCTGTGGCCACGGCCGGCACGCCTTCGAGCTCGCGCGGCGCGGCTTCGACGTCGTCGGCATCGACCGCACCGAGGGCTTCGTCGAGCTCGCCCGCAGCGAAGCCGAGGCGGCCCGCCTCCCCATCGACTACCGCGTCGCCGACCTCCGCTCGCTCGACGAGGACGCCTCGTTCGACCGTGTCCTTTGCCTCTTCGACGTCTTCGGCTTGCACCGCGACGACGAGAACCTCGACGTCCTGCGCCGTATCACGCGCGCGCTCCGGCCCGGGGGCAAGCTCTGCCTCGACGTGCGCAACCGCGACTGGATGGTGCGCGCGCTCCTGCCCGTCACGATCCTGCAAAAGGGCGCGGATCTCATGATCGACCGGCACGTCTTCGACCCGCTCTCGGGTCGCCTCGTCGATTACCGCATCCTCGTGCGCGACGGCCGGACCCGCGAGGCCCGCTTCTCCGTGCGCCTCTACCATTTCACGGAGCTTCGCGCGCTGCTCGCCAGCGTTGGCCTCCACGTGACCGAGGCCTTCGGCACCTGGGACGGCGATCCGATCGGCCTCGCCCACAACCGCATGATCCTCTTCGCCGAAAAAGACGGCTGA
- a CDS encoding DUF885 domain-containing protein, with protein MKARSFVALFSLCLALPACSAGTQVKGPARAPESFPALRDRVVDAWLADHPQSARQLGLHAFDGVVPDFRKAAIDARIARARKAREELAAVPPAGLSVDDSLDRALLLQELDLELFAVDEMHVFQKAPQTYGELFAVNNYLDRDYAPLEVRARKLLEHEKAALGQVAHAIANLSRPVPRPVLETGIKIYKGYVRYLREDVPKQLQKLTDVALLAEVTQTNEKLAREAEAMVERLRVDYLPSADQDYALGEAGFRKLLEVQEGIHLSLDEFLRIGEADLEANRRAYEALRSKVTPTRPLAEELLAEATKLVDAARAFVVEKGIVTIPSQEPILVKETPPFMRWNSAFQDAPGPFETARGPSFFYITMPDPSWPRAEQEAYLPQRGQLISITTHEVWPGHFLQGLWQNRAPTRVQKMFTSYSFREGWAHYGEQMMIDEGFAASEPEARLGQLADALLRDCRYVVAVGLHAKGMTVEQAAERFEKECFQDPATAREQAVRGTFDPGYFAYTLGKLQILALREEAKRRLGKRFSLRNFHDTLLAHGAPPIALVRERVLAEMEAIATKDSRRAAPCPSCGRPEPIPGSPITAFRRRSPMARLGPGSARTICARMNSGGI; from the coding sequence ATGAAGGCGCGCTCGTTCGTGGCGCTCTTCTCGCTCTGTCTCGCGCTGCCAGCCTGCAGCGCCGGCACGCAGGTGAAAGGACCCGCGCGCGCGCCGGAGAGCTTCCCGGCGCTGCGCGATCGCGTTGTCGATGCGTGGCTCGCCGATCACCCGCAAAGCGCGCGCCAGCTCGGGCTGCACGCGTTCGACGGGGTGGTGCCCGATTTCCGCAAAGCCGCTATCGATGCGCGGATCGCGCGCGCGCGCAAGGCGCGCGAGGAGCTCGCCGCGGTGCCGCCCGCGGGCCTCTCGGTCGACGATTCGCTCGACCGCGCGCTTCTGTTGCAGGAGCTCGATCTGGAGCTTTTCGCGGTGGACGAGATGCACGTCTTCCAGAAGGCGCCGCAGACCTACGGGGAGCTGTTCGCGGTGAACAATTACCTGGACCGCGATTATGCGCCGCTCGAGGTGCGGGCGCGCAAGCTCCTCGAGCACGAAAAAGCCGCGCTCGGGCAGGTCGCCCATGCCATCGCCAACCTCTCGCGCCCGGTACCGCGGCCGGTCCTCGAGACGGGGATCAAGATCTACAAGGGCTACGTGCGTTACCTGCGCGAGGACGTCCCGAAGCAACTCCAGAAGCTCACGGATGTCGCCCTGCTCGCGGAGGTCACGCAAACCAACGAGAAGCTCGCTCGCGAAGCGGAGGCGATGGTCGAGCGCCTGCGCGTCGATTACCTGCCGTCCGCGGATCAAGATTATGCGCTGGGCGAGGCGGGGTTCAGGAAGCTCCTCGAGGTACAAGAGGGGATCCATCTTTCGCTCGACGAGTTTCTGCGCATCGGAGAGGCGGATCTCGAGGCCAACCGGCGCGCCTACGAGGCGTTGCGCAGCAAGGTGACGCCGACGCGCCCGCTAGCCGAAGAGCTCCTCGCCGAGGCGACGAAGCTGGTCGACGCGGCGCGGGCCTTCGTGGTCGAAAAAGGTATCGTGACGATACCCTCGCAGGAGCCGATCCTGGTGAAGGAGACGCCGCCGTTCATGCGGTGGAATTCGGCCTTCCAAGACGCGCCCGGGCCCTTCGAGACCGCGCGGGGGCCCTCCTTCTTCTACATCACGATGCCCGATCCCTCGTGGCCCAGGGCCGAGCAGGAGGCTTACCTGCCCCAGCGAGGCCAGCTGATCTCGATCACCACGCACGAGGTTTGGCCGGGCCATTTCCTGCAAGGTCTCTGGCAGAATCGAGCGCCGACACGTGTCCAGAAGATGTTCACCAGCTACTCGTTCAGGGAAGGATGGGCGCACTACGGCGAGCAGATGATGATCGACGAGGGGTTTGCCGCGAGCGAGCCGGAGGCGCGCCTGGGGCAGCTCGCGGACGCGCTCCTGCGTGATTGCCGCTACGTAGTCGCGGTGGGCCTCCATGCGAAAGGCATGACGGTCGAGCAGGCGGCGGAGCGATTCGAGAAAGAATGCTTCCAGGACCCAGCCACCGCGCGGGAGCAGGCGGTGCGTGGTACATTCGACCCGGGCTATTTCGCGTACACGCTGGGCAAGCTGCAGATCCTCGCATTGCGAGAGGAGGCCAAGAGGCGGCTGGGGAAGCGATTCTCCCTGCGGAATTTCCACGACACGCTGCTCGCGCACGGGGCGCCGCCGATCGCGCTCGTGCGTGAGCGGGTGCTGGCGGAGATGGAGGCGATTGCAACTAAGGATAGCAGGCGCGCGGCCCCATGCCCTTCGTGCGGCCGCCCAGAGCCGATTCCTGGCAGTCCAATCACTGCGTTCCGCCGACGCTCGCCCATGGCTCGCCTTGGTCCAGGAAGTGCACGCACGATATGCGCCAGGATGAACAGCGGCGGGATCTAG
- a CDS encoding heavy metal translocating P-type ATPase, giving the protein MALLGLALVGLAAGSILHLARVGDADRWVWAGVTSIVLIWTFSSVVRGLLRRETGVDLIAVLAMAGALVLGEHLAGVIIAVMLTGGAALERFAVARARRELSALLERAPHTAHRRAGADTVDVDIDDVGLGDVLVVKPGEVVPADGIVSLGTAILDESALTGESKPVQLDTGSPVRSGGTNAGSPFELRVTAPTAQSTYAGIIRLVRAAEESKAPFVRLADRYALAFLGLTVTLAALAWIAGGSPSRALAVLVVATPCPLILAAPAAIIAGVSRAARHGIIVKGGGPLEMLARATVLLLDKTGTVTSARPQVVAVETFGAISSDDVVRHAASIEQVSVHPYAPAILAEARSRSVELSFPVDVREQMGTGIGGNVDGRRVAVGQLGFVAPSAPRTPELRSIELRTAVEGSSSVYVSIDGSLAGVLLLQDPIRPEAPRVLRALRAAGIRRIHMVTGDHPDVAELVGDALGVDRVFAERTPEEKVEVIKLVRAEGFTVMVGDGINDAPALALADIGVAMGARGATAASEAADVVLTADRLGGLLLATRIAQRTRRIALESVFAGMGLSLVAMVFAAAGYITPVAGAVLQEGIDVLVILNALRALGGGGLLIMPRRGDAKDLAQGLASAHGSLRPHVGELAALAARLDSLPAWEARAQLERIRDMFEKELLPHEREEQQTAYPLLGKLLKEEDPTGPLIQTHHEIRRLTRLFGRLVAQLPAEGPRPEDLRDLRRVLYGLHAILTLHFAQEEELYSLFEG; this is encoded by the coding sequence ATGGCTCTCCTCGGGCTCGCCCTCGTTGGCTTGGCTGCAGGTAGCATTCTGCATCTCGCAAGGGTCGGCGATGCGGACCGGTGGGTATGGGCTGGCGTCACGAGTATCGTTCTCATCTGGACGTTCTCCTCCGTCGTGAGGGGATTGCTCCGACGAGAAACGGGAGTCGATCTCATCGCCGTCCTGGCGATGGCAGGCGCACTCGTCCTCGGCGAACACCTCGCGGGCGTGATCATCGCGGTCATGCTCACAGGCGGCGCCGCACTCGAGCGGTTCGCAGTCGCCCGCGCACGACGCGAGCTGAGCGCCCTGCTCGAGCGCGCTCCGCATACAGCACATCGCCGAGCGGGTGCCGACACGGTCGATGTCGACATCGACGATGTCGGGCTCGGCGACGTCCTCGTCGTCAAGCCAGGTGAGGTCGTTCCGGCGGACGGCATCGTCAGCTTGGGAACCGCGATTCTCGACGAGTCGGCGCTGACCGGTGAATCCAAGCCCGTACAGCTCGACACCGGGTCCCCTGTACGCAGCGGCGGCACGAACGCGGGCAGCCCGTTCGAGCTGCGTGTAACTGCGCCCACGGCCCAAAGTACCTATGCCGGCATCATTCGCCTGGTCAGGGCAGCGGAGGAATCAAAGGCGCCGTTCGTGCGACTCGCGGATCGATACGCGCTCGCCTTCCTGGGCCTTACCGTTACGCTCGCGGCCCTTGCGTGGATCGCCGGGGGAAGCCCGAGCCGCGCACTCGCCGTGCTCGTTGTCGCAACGCCGTGCCCACTCATCCTGGCCGCGCCGGCAGCCATCATCGCCGGCGTGTCGCGCGCGGCGAGGCACGGCATCATCGTCAAAGGCGGCGGTCCGCTCGAGATGCTCGCACGTGCCACGGTGCTGCTGCTGGACAAGACCGGGACCGTGACCTCGGCGCGTCCGCAGGTCGTGGCGGTGGAAACCTTTGGCGCCATCTCCTCCGATGATGTCGTCAGGCACGCCGCGTCCATCGAGCAGGTCTCGGTACATCCGTACGCGCCCGCGATTCTTGCGGAGGCGCGGAGCCGGAGCGTCGAGCTGAGCTTCCCCGTCGACGTGCGCGAGCAGATGGGCACGGGAATCGGAGGAAACGTGGACGGCCGACGCGTGGCCGTGGGACAGCTCGGTTTCGTGGCTCCGAGCGCACCGCGCACGCCGGAGCTTCGGTCGATCGAGCTGCGTACCGCGGTCGAGGGCTCGTCGAGCGTGTACGTTTCGATTGACGGCTCGCTCGCGGGCGTGCTGCTCCTCCAGGACCCGATCCGGCCGGAAGCGCCGCGTGTCCTCCGCGCGCTTCGTGCCGCCGGCATTCGGCGCATTCACATGGTGACTGGCGATCATCCCGATGTCGCGGAGCTCGTCGGCGACGCCCTCGGCGTGGACCGCGTCTTTGCGGAGCGTACGCCGGAGGAGAAGGTCGAGGTCATCAAGCTCGTACGTGCCGAGGGTTTCACGGTGATGGTCGGCGACGGCATCAACGACGCCCCGGCGCTCGCGCTCGCCGACATTGGAGTGGCGATGGGAGCGCGCGGCGCCACGGCCGCCTCCGAAGCAGCGGACGTCGTCCTCACAGCGGACCGGCTCGGAGGGCTTCTCCTCGCGACGCGGATCGCGCAGCGTACTCGGCGCATCGCGCTGGAAAGCGTCTTCGCGGGGATGGGGCTCTCGCTCGTTGCAATGGTGTTCGCCGCCGCGGGATACATCACGCCGGTCGCCGGAGCCGTACTCCAGGAGGGCATCGACGTCCTGGTGATTTTGAACGCGCTTCGTGCGCTTGGCGGCGGTGGCCTGCTCATCATGCCAAGGCGCGGTGACGCCAAGGATCTCGCACAAGGGCTTGCCTCGGCGCACGGCTCGCTGCGTCCGCACGTCGGCGAGCTCGCCGCGCTGGCCGCGCGCCTCGACTCGCTACCAGCGTGGGAGGCGCGCGCACAGCTCGAGCGGATCCGTGACATGTTCGAGAAGGAGCTGCTGCCCCACGAGCGGGAGGAGCAGCAGACGGCCTATCCACTCCTCGGCAAACTGCTGAAGGAGGAGGACCCGACCGGCCCGTTGATCCAGACGCATCACGAGATCCGGCGGCTCACGCGGCTCTTCGGTCGTCTGGTCGCTCAGCTTCCTGCGGAGGGCCCCAGGCCGGAGGATCTCCGAGACCTGCGCCGTGTGCTCTACGGCCTCCACGCCATCCTCACGCTGCACTTCGCTCAGGAGGAGGAGCTGTACAGCCTGTTTGAAGGCTGA